The following proteins come from a genomic window of Vanessa tameamea isolate UH-Manoa-2023 chromosome 6, ilVanTame1 primary haplotype, whole genome shotgun sequence:
- the LOC113393377 gene encoding zonadhesin-like produces MSILTLEAMEVLFYSLAFIGFVLVSGVSTGSYSSSFAESRGSSNSEAYSSTYSSSSDYISEDSNYKPCKPKCKKNEKEVSCINSVCEYRNCSDIGKPIKCVRLDPTKCIRGCICKNEYLRNDTTGICIPKDHCPTYQCGLNEIYDTCLPICPPPRCDVDEKTIQCLRNPDPGDPACKAGCRCIDNYKQNESGVCIPKEECPVIPTENCGPDEEYVDCANGGCGRWECSQQGQVCVDVVKGGCVGGCRCKAPLLRAEDGSCVPADQCPVTCNGQNEVVECQTTCPETCASIGKNCTVNADIACVRGCRCKSDFYRNKNGECVPKEECPTECGVNEIYDVCPATCPPPRCDVDEKTILCAPNPKPGDSACEPGCRCIDNYKKNETGTCIPKEECPTECGVNEIYDVCPPTCPPQRCDVDERVIRCAKNPEPGDAACEPGCRCIDNYKKNASGICIPKQECPGVVSCGPNEILSSCVNGGCGRWNCSQTGVICFKIPESECREGCHCIDKYLRADNGTCIPADQCPPICTGQNEAVGCRTACPETCSSIGKNCSIIEPAVCIPACRCKPGFYRNSDDVCVPEKQCPATPIVCRSDEEYLGCANGGCGRWECSQGGTICIDLIEGGCIGGCRCKEPLLRAEDGSCIPADQCPPICYGQNEVVGCQTACPETCSIIDTNCTIIEAAVCKPACRCKSGFYRNKIGDCISKEQCLQCTGPNEFFSCGSACDNVCSKLSTENQTNCPIVNIVCNQKCYCEDNYARDDYNICIPIDECPKGGENGIKEFNDGNIAFTEKFLRVASKINKEVSAVYSPFSLLFLLAPLGLYTKGDSEQQIFKALNLPSRSLIRSTIPLYLDQFNYQKNVSLDLAARVYVNVQYKLTKAFEQDTKNLFKAKAQNLDFSKSVQAAKTINDWVELITKNLIKNLVSPDNLSVDTRLVLVNAIYFQGDWQYPFQKERTQKQSFYVNKNKNVTVNMMNQIGSFKYAEIKKSNIQVIELPYVNRNLSFVVCLPKSKDGIEDLISTFGDPSFSVLKSAIKSLKYKRVDVSIPSMEATTTTDLRDVLSQLQVTGIFSPEKANLDGILEKSEKIFVSSATQKATIIVTETGTEAAAANAIIVGVTSVVEPVEIITFLADHPYAYFILYKGTPIFSGIYRGPQ; encoded by the exons ATGTCAATTCTGACATTGGAAGCGAtggaggttttattttatagtttagcCTTCATTGGCTTCGTGTTAGTCTCGGGCGTTAGCACag GTTCATATTCAAGCAGCTTTGCTGAATCGAGGGGCTCGTCGAATTCCGAAGCTTACAGCTCAACGTACTCCTCCAGTTCAGACTACATCAGCGAGGACAGCAATTACAAGCCATGCAAGCcaa aaTGCAAGAAGAATGAAAAGGAAGTATCGTGTATTAACAGTGTATGTGAATACAGAAACTGCTCTGATATTGGAAAACCAATAAAATGCGTCAGACTGGATCCAACGAAATGTATTAGAGGATGTATCTGTAAGAATGAATATCTGAGAAATGATACTACAGGAATATGCATTCCAAAGGATCATTGTCCAA CTTACCAATGCGGGCTTAACGAAATTTATGACACTTGCCTTCCAATTTGTCCTCCGCCAAGATGTGATGTTGATGAAAAGACAATTCAGTGCCTACGTAATCCAGATCCAGGGGACCCAGCTTGCAAGGCCGGGTGCCGATGCATTGACAACTATAAACAGAACGAATCCGGTGTCTGCATTCCAAAAGAAGAATGTC CTGTAATTCCAACTGAGAACTGTGGGCCTGATGAAGAGTACGTTGATTGTGCTAATGGAGGCTGCGGCAGATGGGAGTGTTCACAACAAGGTCAAGTTTGCGTCGACGTGGTAAAAGGTGGTTGTGTTGGAGGATGTCGCTGTAAGGCACCTTTACTGCGTGCTGAAGATGGATCATGCGTTCCTGCTGATCAATGTCCGG TTACTTGTAATGGTCAAAATGAAGTTGTCGAATGTCAGACTACATGTCCGGAAACATGCGCAAGTATTGGTAAAAACTGTACCGTTAATGCAGATATAGCCTGTGTACGAGGGTGCCGTTGCAAGTCCGACttttatagaaacaaaaatGGAGAATGTGTACCAAAGGAAGAATGCC CAACAGAATGCGGCGTTAACGAAATATATGACGTCTGTCCTGCAACTTGTCCTCCACCGAGATGTGATGTTGATGAAAAGACGATACTTTGCGCACCCAACCCGAAACCGGGCGATTCAGCTTGTGAGCCCGGATGCCGATGCATTGACAACTATAAAAAGAACGAAACCGGCACTTGTATTCCGAAAGAAGAATGTC CAACAGAATGCGGTGTTAACGAAATATATGACGTCTGCCCTCCAACTTGCCCCCCACAGAGATGTGATGTTGACGAGCGGGTAATTAGATGTGCAAAAAATCCAGAACCGGGCGATGCTGCCTGCGAGCCCGGGTGCAGATGCATCGACAACTATAAGAAGAATGCATCCGGCATTTGTATACCAAAACAAGAATGTC CCGGTGTTGTAAGCTGTGGGCCAAATGAGATCCTTTCAAGCTGTGTAAATGGTGGTTGTGGAAGATGGAATTGTTCTCAGACGGGTGTAATTTGCTTCAAAATACCTGAAAGTGAATGTCGGGAAGGATGCCACTgtattgacaaatatttacgAGCTGACAATGGAACTTGTATTCCAGCGGATCAATGCCCac CTATTTGTACTGGACAAAACGAAGCTGTCGGATGTCGAACCGCCTGTCCAGAAACGTGCAGCAGTATTGGTAAAAACTGCTCTATCATTGAACCAGCAGTGTGTATACCTGCGTGTCGTTGTAAACCTGGCTTCTACAGAAACTCAGACGATGTTTGCGTGCCAGAAAAACAATGTC CAGCAACGCCAATCGTGTGTAGGTCTGATGAGGAATACTTGGGCTGTGCTAATGGAGGTTGTGGTAGATGGGAATGTTCACAAGGAGGTACAATTTGTATCGACTTGATAGAAGGTGGATGTATCGGAGGATGTCGCTGTAAAGAACCCTTACTACGCGCGGAAGACGGATCATGCATTCCTGCCGATCAATGCCCTC cTATTTGCTACGGTCAAAATGAGGTTGTCGGGTGTCAAACTGCCTGTCCTGAAACTTGCTCAATTATAGATACGAACTGTACTATCATTGAAGCAGCAGTTTGCAAACCTGCGTGTCGATGCAAGTCTGGattctatagaaataaaatcGGGGATTGTATATCCAAGGAACAATGTT TGCAATGTACCGGTCCAAACGAATTCTTTTCTTGTGGATCCGCTTGCGACAACGTCTGTTCCAAGTTGAGTACCGAAAACCAAACGAACTGTCCCATCGTAAATATTGTCTGTAACCAGAAGTGTTACTGTGAGGATAATTACGCTCGTGATGATTACAATATTTGCATACCCATTGACGAATGTCcta AAGGTGGCGAAAATGGAATTAAGGAATTTAACGATGGAAACATCGCTTTTACTGAAAAATTCCTTcga GTGGCCAGTAAAATTAATAAGGAAGTCAGTGCAGTATACTCGCCATTCAGTTTATTGTTCCTGTTGGCACCATTGGGTCTTTATACTAAGGGGGATTCGGAACAGCAAATTTTCAAAGCACTTAATTTGCCGAGCAGGAGTTTA aTCCGTTCTACGATACCACTATATTTGGATCagtttaattatcaaaaaaatgtgTCACTCGATCTGGCTGCACGAGTATACGTTAACGTTCAGTACAAATTAACCAAAGCGTTTGAACAGGACACTAAGAATCTTTTCAAAGCTAAAGCACAAAATTTGGACTTCAGCAAGTCGGTACAAGCagcaaaaacaataaatgacTGG GTTGAACTTATAACAaagaatttgattaaaaaccTCGTGTCTCCCGATAATCTCAGTGTCGACACGCGTTTGGTTCTGGTGAATGCTATTTATTTCCAG GGTGACTGGCAGTATCCATTTCAAAAAGAAAGAACACAAAAACAAAGTTTCTatgtaaataagaataaaaatgtaacagttAATATGATGAATCAAATTGGATCGTTCAAATATGCTGAAATAAAGAAATCCAACATTCAG GTAATTGAATTGCCGTATGTAAACAGGAATTTATCATTTGTGGTTTGTTTACCAAAATCGAAGGACGGTATAGAGGACTTAATCAGTACCTTCGGAGACCCTTCATTTTCAGTGCTAAAATCAGCTATTAAGAGCTTGAAGTATAAAAGGGTGGATGTTTCGATACCATCAATGGAAGCAACTACCACTACTGATTTAAGAGATGTTCTAAGCCAG TTACAAGTGACAGGAATATTTTCACCTGAAAAGGCTAATTTAGATGGTATATTGGAAAAAtcggaaaaaatatttgtgtcatCCGCTACTCAGAAAGCTACAATCATTGTGACTGAAACTGGTACAGAAGCAGCTGCAGCGAATG CGATTATAGTTGGTGTAACATCAGTAGTAGAACCCGttgaaattattacatttttagcgGATCATCCTTACGCCTACTTCATCTTATACAAGGGAACACCAATATTCAGTGGAATATACAGGGGGCCTCAATAA